The Catellatospora citrea DNA segment TTGTTTCCGATGTCAGAAACGCTACGTTGCGTTCGAGGATCCTGCAACTAGTTCGTTGCTCGTAGCTGAAGTTGTAGCAGGTTATGGCCCTGATTTCGTTGCAACGGGTGTTGAGCTAACGCAATGAGGCGACCGTCGCTCGTTGCATTGGATGGGGCGTGAACGCTACGTGATCGATCGGGAAGACCGTGGGCGCCGCACCCGCTCGGTTGATCGTGCGCGCCATGCGCCGGTGTGGGCTGACCGCGTCAGCCTGTGCGCTGGGCAGACCGGGGAGTGGCGATCGAGGCCCGTGCCGGTCAGGCCCGGCTCCCGGCTCGGCGGCGGGCGAGGGCCGCGGTGATGGGGATGGCGGCGCAGAGGCCGCTGAGCAGGATGGCGGCGACCGCGCCGAGCACGGCAGGCTGGTCGTTGAAGGCGATGCCGATGGCGGCCAGGGCCGGGCCGAGGTTGCGTACGGCGGTGACCGCGCCCATGGTGGTGCGCCGGGCCGGTGACCCGGTGGACAGCAGCGTGCCCAGGCCGAACGCGAGGGCGGCGAACAGGAAGCCGGCCAGCAGCGCCCGTGAGCCGAGCAGGTCGACGACATCCTTCCAGCTGCCCAGCAGCATTCCGGCCAGCACGATCAGGAACGTCACATTGGAGACCTTGACCGTGGCCGGGTGCCAGGCCAGCGCGGTGTCGGCCGTGTAGTGGCGCAGCAGCAGGCCGATCGCGAACGGCACGAGCTGCAGGATCGCCACGGTGCGCACCAGCGTGCCGACGTCGAGCGAGATGCCGCCGCCCACGTCGGCCGCGGTGAGCAGGAGGTTGGCGGTGAGCGCGAAGGTGACGCTGCCGACGGCGGCGAGCAGCACCTGCATCGCGGCACCGGTGGTGACGTCGCCGCGCTGGATCATGCCGAGTTTCGCCCCGAACGGGCCGCCCGGCGAGGACGCGATCAGGATCAGCGCGATGAACGGCGCCGCCGCGAGGTGCAGCAGGGCGCCCAGGCCCCAGCCCAGTAGCGGGATGACGACCAGGTTGGCCAGCAGCACGAGGACGAGCAGCGGCACGTCGGTGAACGCGGTGCGCAGCGCGGGCAGGGTCGCGCCCAGACCCGCGGCGAACATGGTCGACGAAATGAAGATCACGGTTATCGCGTTGAGCAGCAGATGCAGCGTGTCCACGTGGTCTCCTGCGGGTCGGTCGGGCGTCAGTCGGTGAGTTCGCCCAGCCAGCGCAGCGCGCTGAGGCCGGGCATGAACGCGTACTCGCCGCCGCGGGTGGTGACGAAGCGCGGCACGGCGGGCAGCCGCCTGCGCACCGGCCGGCGGGGGATGGTGAAGTCGGACAAGCCCTCGCCGGACCCGACGATCGGGTCGCGGGCGCTGCCGCCGCCGAAGAACACGCCGTCGTTCATCCACTGCGACTGCGCGAATTCGAACTGCCGGCCCAGGTGCGCGCCGACGAACGCGAAGATGAGCCCGCGGTCGGCGCCGTCGTCGTCGAGCACGCCCTCGGGCAGCGGCGGGCCGTACGCGGTGCCGCGACGGATCATGCGGTGCAGGCGGGGTTCGCCGGCCACGGCCGCATCGCGCGGGTTGGCGCGGCGGACGTGGCTGCCGCACGGGGTGGCGAAACCGTCCGGATCGTCGTCGCGGAACAGGAAAGCGTTGTTGCGCTCGCGGTCCGCGCCGAGTTCGGGATCGTCGTGCTGCGGGCAGAGGGCGAGCGGGGCGCCGCTGCGCCAGCGCCCCATGAGCTTGGCGGCGAGCTGTTCCTGCTCCGCGACTCCGGGCGAGTTGTCCCGCAGGAAGCGGCGGAACCCGGCCACGTCCTGGTGCAGCTTGCGGAAGGCGACGTAGCTGCCGTTGCGGCCGAGCACGTCGGGCGTCGTGGTCTGCACGCCGCCGAGCTCGTCGGGGTAGCCGAGCACGAACTCGCCGGCCGCGAGGGGCTTCTCCAGCGGGTTGGAGCCGGCGATGCCGCTGCCTTCGACGGCCGGGTGGCTGATGCCGTCGCGGTAGCCGAACGGTTCGGTCTCGGTGGGCAGCGCGTGGCAGTTCTGCCGCCAGATCGCCGTGACACCGGCCAGCCGCTCGTAGGCGGGCCTGGCCCGGTCGACGGCGGCTTCGAGCCGGGCCGTGTCGGGCGCGAGCACGACCAGCACGACGTGCACGTCCGGGCTGCCCAGCGGTGTCTCCCAGTGTTCCGGGGCGCTGTCGGCGGTGTCGCCGAGCGCGGTGGCGCGGGCGGCCATGCCCTGGCGGAACTCCCAGGCCAGGGTGTCCAGCGAGGCCTGCGGCACGCCGAGTGCCCGCAGGCCCGAGCAGGTGACGGCGACGCTGACCCAGGTTTCGCCCAGCGGGCTGGCGGTGTCGGCGGCGCTGGTGACCACGGCCGCGACGCGGCGCATCAGCTCCCGGCCGTCGGCGCGGTCGTCGAGGCGGAACAGCAGGTAGGTCGCCGCGTACGGGGACGGGCGGGGGCTGAGCACCCCGCGCTGGATGTCGTGCAGCTCCACGCTCCGCCTCCCGTGCCGCTAGAGCGTGACGATGTTGCGCCAGAAGTTGCGCAGGCTGTCGTCGGCGCCGAACAGGGTGCTGAAGATCGTGGAGTCGGCCATCAGGATGTCGCCGGCCCGCTCGCCTGTGGGCGGCAGCCACAGGAACATGTTGAACTCGGTGTTGCCCGCCTCGGTGAACGGGTGCGGCCGGGACAGGTCGACGGGCTGGCGGCCCAGCACCCGTACCGCCTGCTCGTCGGTGGTCGTCACGGCGTAGTGCGGCAGGTGCATGTGGAAGTTGAAGCTGGTCACGTCGGCCAGCCAGCCCTTGGTGTCCAGGTCCCGGTCGATCGACAGCGGTGCGATGCGTTTCGGGGCGGCGACGGCCGGGCGCAGGCCGTAGCGGTTCTCCACCGGCACGCCGAGCGCCTCCATCAGCGAGCGGGTGTACCGGCCGAAGCGCTGCTGGCGCGGCACCAGCGCGTCACCGTGGTGGTGGTACTCCACGTCGCGTACCGCGAGGTCGTCCCCCGCGCCGACGTCGTGGTGCGGGCCGAGCACGAGACGGGCGCCGTCCCTGCCCACCCACTCGCGCAGCGCCTGCACCTCCTCGGGGGTGGCGTCCTGGCCGGTGACCATGTGGTCGAGCCCGAAGACGAACAGGGTGTCGGTGTCGGCCAGCACCCGCTCGTCGAGCGGGGTGACCACACCGGCCTGGTCGACGCGCTGGTACATCGCCACCGGGTGGCCGGTGGTCTCCGCGACGAAGTCCTGGAACGGCACCCAGGCCCAGAAGAACAGCTCCAGCGCGCCGGCGATGCCCTGCTGGAAGCGCATCGGGTCGGACCACTGCGGGTCCTCGTAGGCGGGCCAGGTGACCCGGCGCACCTCGGTCATCGTGGAGAAGCG contains these protein-coding regions:
- a CDS encoding bile acid:sodium symporter; amino-acid sequence: MDTLHLLLNAITVIFISSTMFAAGLGATLPALRTAFTDVPLLVLVLLANLVVIPLLGWGLGALLHLAAAPFIALILIASSPGGPFGAKLGMIQRGDVTTGAAMQVLLAAVGSVTFALTANLLLTAADVGGGISLDVGTLVRTVAILQLVPFAIGLLLRHYTADTALAWHPATVKVSNVTFLIVLAGMLLGSWKDVVDLLGSRALLAGFLFAALAFGLGTLLSTGSPARRTTMGAVTAVRNLGPALAAIGIAFNDQPAVLGAVAAILLSGLCAAIPITAALARRRAGSRA
- a CDS encoding Dyp-type peroxidase — protein: MELHDIQRGVLSPRPSPYAATYLLFRLDDRADGRELMRRVAAVVTSAADTASPLGETWVSVAVTCSGLRALGVPQASLDTLAWEFRQGMAARATALGDTADSAPEHWETPLGSPDVHVVLVVLAPDTARLEAAVDRARPAYERLAGVTAIWRQNCHALPTETEPFGYRDGISHPAVEGSGIAGSNPLEKPLAAGEFVLGYPDELGGVQTTTPDVLGRNGSYVAFRKLHQDVAGFRRFLRDNSPGVAEQEQLAAKLMGRWRSGAPLALCPQHDDPELGADRERNNAFLFRDDDPDGFATPCGSHVRRANPRDAAVAGEPRLHRMIRRGTAYGPPLPEGVLDDDGADRGLIFAFVGAHLGRQFEFAQSQWMNDGVFFGGGSARDPIVGSGEGLSDFTIPRRPVRRRLPAVPRFVTTRGGEYAFMPGLSALRWLGELTD